The Lineus longissimus chromosome 2, tnLinLong1.2, whole genome shotgun sequence genome window below encodes:
- the LOC135482835 gene encoding splicing factor ESS-2 homolog, which produces MAVVTVGKKALDVSKSLDEEVLKLAPKKRVKEVLDEDTFAEDVEKIIQRDYFPDLAKLQAQSDFVEAQEKNDREKMRSLMIKYGPKRQRPGTDKSVYFTPSTFETPELDLRKSPTSKSQPEDNDIDSALKKSDLEETHNPEKVPERDKDDERVSKSLDAYLAKNTSEDNASFEEILQENALAHQAKHGWLYEQEKEKDMDQQAALALPSIEQQAITTGSNPLNSWKYTSRNALMYVPDGVEKSVVEKIQEQKAKRREIVRQNTRFKQNPFNIALNKTSIASAAAAQAIARQGKLGVDGKEVLPDTEPRVNGFGFMGTPSPAPGVDASPLMTWGEIDGTPFRLDGTDSPVVHTPGPTFRIPKIPKRDQIAFDLAEKASKAHRAKKERAIKTVTAGLASPSPKFGSVSSTERLKTLSPAAQRLASSKLGIRTHTDKALRASYTPSPTHRSGDRTPSLKGTPTPTSSRSTRTPRNLVSPKTTPKRTSDLSSLTDNLLNLPTKQAKRQKAADFF; this is translated from the exons ATGGCCGTTGTCACCgttggaaaaaaggcactggatgTCAGCAAGTCACTAGATGAGGAAGTTTTGAAGTTGGCTCCCAAGAAACGAGTAAAAGAGGTTCTTGATGAAGACACCTTTGCAGAG GATGTTGAAAAAATCATTCAGCGGGATTATTTCCCTGACTTGGCTAAGCTACAGGCCCAATCTGATTTCGTTGAAGcacaagaaaaaaatgataGAGAAAAAATGAGATCTTTGATGATCAAATATGGCCCAAAAAGACAAAGACCTGGCACTGACAAATCAGTAT ATTTCACTCCGTCAACATTTGAAACACCAGAATTGGATCTCCGTAAATCTCCAACTAGCAAATCTCAGCCTGAGGACAATGATATTGATAGTGCTCTGAAGAAGTCTGATTTGGAGGAGACGCATAACCCAGAAAAAGTACCCGAACGAGATAAAG ATGACGAACGGGTCAGCAAATCATTGGATGCGTATTTGGCCAAGAATACCAGTGAAGACAATGCATCGTTCGAAGAGATTCTGCAAGAAAATGCTCTTGCACATCAAGCTAAACATGGATGGCTGTATGAGCAAGAGAAAGAAAAGGACATG GACCAGCAGGCAGCCCTAGCTTTACCAAGTATTGAGCAGCAGGCTATCACGACTGGATCAAACCCTCTCAACTCGTGGAAGTACACTTCAAGGAATGCTCTGATGTATGTTCCGGATG GCGTGGAAAAAAGTGTTGTGGAGAAAATCCAGGAACAAAAAGCCAAACGTCGAGAGATCGTCCGACAAAACACAAGATTTAAACAGAATCCTTTCAACATTGCCTTAAATAAGACGAGCATTGCGAGCGCTGCTGCAGCACAGGCTATTGCCAGGCAGGGCAAGTTAGGCGTTGATGGCAAGGAGGTATTACCTGATACCGAACCCAGGGTCAATGGGTTTGGGTTTATGGGTACCCCATCTCCTGCTCCAG GTGTGGATGCATCGCCCTTAATGACATGGGGAGAGATAGATGGTACACCCTTCAGGCTCGACGGGACGGACTCGCCAGTTGTCCATACTCCAGGCCCAACATTTAGGATaccaaagataccaaaaagagACCAGATTGCATTTGATTTAGCTGAGAAAGCCAGCAAGGCGCACAGAGCAAAGAAAGAACGTGCCATAAAGACTGTTACTGCCGGGTTAGCAAG TCCTTCACCTAAATTCGGCTCAGTTAGTTCAACAGAGCGCTTAAAAACTTTGTCGCCAGCGGCACAGAGACTAGCCAGTAGTAAACTTGGTATTCGGACTCATACAGACAAAGCCCTGAGGGCAAGTTACACTCCGTCTCCAACACACAGATCTGGAGACAGGACACCCAGTTTAAAGGGGACGCCTACGCCTACGTCATCTCGTTCGACGAGGACGCCAAGGAATCTTGTGTCGCCAAAGACAACGCCTAAACGAACTTCAGATCTTTCTTCATTGACTGACAACTTGTTAAATTTACCTACAAAGCAGGCAAAACGACAAAAGGCTGCAGACTTCTTCTAA